One segment of Heteronotia binoei isolate CCM8104 ecotype False Entrance Well chromosome 18, APGP_CSIRO_Hbin_v1, whole genome shotgun sequence DNA contains the following:
- the LOC132587338 gene encoding arylacetamide deacetylase-like 4, which yields MGYWDDSRGKFFALILGTLLTTFLVFTLIWALYKHCCKCVVPYGVCQPLKVRLLHILLLMLFALDYGLWKLGLSKWLTLLNLAFDGIPPSDDPSLSIKDTFFEGIFVRLYQPKAPSTVPRRGIMFFHGGNGILGSVNSYERLCRYIARESSSVLVSVGYQLAPDSPYPSQFNECHDATVHFMKNAENYGVDPARIIISGDSFGGTITAYLCQELKSRTDLPKVRAQVLLYPFLQVMDFTLPSYQQNRFFPLPMLRDWAMFAVHYLGLPTSLADVATSGTLVPEDSKRKFGKWVHWDLVPYKFRMRNPKPTPPAPSKDNLFNVINEVLGRKLSPLLAEDSFLKELPDTFILTCEYDVMRDDGLLYKKRLEENGVQVSWYHLEDGFHAVLVLLNHWLITFPCAKTGMDTVISYIRGL from the exons ATGGGTTATTGGGACGACTCACGCGGGAAGTTTTTTGCATTGATCCTGGGGACGCTGCTTACCACTTTTTTAGTGTTTACGCTGATATGGGCTTTGTATAAACACTGCTGCAAATGCGTCGTTCCGTATGGAGTTTGCCAGCCTCTAAAAGTGCGGCTCCTCCACATTCTGCTGCTTATGCTCTTTGCCTTG GATTACGGACTCTGGAAACTGGGTCTTTCCAAATGGCTTACCTTACTGAACTTGGCGTTCGATGGAATTCCTCCATCTGATGATCCATCCCTGTCAATCAAGGACACATTCTTTGAGGGTATATTTGTGAGGCTGTACCAACCCAAAGCACCATCTACTGTTCCACGGAGAGGAATAATGTTCTTCCATGGAGGAAATGGAATCTTGGGGAGTGTCA ATTCCTATGAAAGACTGTGCCGTTACATTGCCCGAGAAAGCAGTTCTGTACTGGTATCCGTAGG GTATCAACTTGCTCCAGACAGCCCTTATCCGTCACAGTTCAATGAATGTCATGATGCCACCGTTCACTTTATGAAGAATGCAGAAAACTACGGAGTGGACCCTGCCCGTATTATAATTTCTGGGGACAGTTTTGGAGGCACAATAACTGCTTACCTCTGCCAAGAGCTGAAAAGCAGAACTGATCTGCCCAAAGTCCGTGCTCAGGTGTTGCTCTATCCTTTCCTCCAAGTAATGGACTTTACTTTACCTTCTTACCAGCAGAACAGGTTCTTCCCTCTTCCAATGCTGAGGGATTGGGCAATGTTTGCTGTGCACTATCTTGGGCTACCCACATCCTTGGCTGATGTGGCTACTTCAGGAACCCTTGTCCCTGAAGACAGTAAAAGAAAATTCGGGAAATGGGTACATTGGGATCTCGTTCCTTACAAGTTTAGAATGCGAAACCCCAAGCCAACCCCGCCTGCTCCTTCAAAAGATAATTTATTCAATGTGATCAATGAAGTGCTTGGTAGAAAACTTTCCCCGCTTTTGGCTGAAGATTCCTTTTTAAAAGAACTCCCAGACACGTTCATCTTAACTTGTGAATACGATGTGATGAGGGATGATGGCCTGCTGTATAAGAAGAGACTCGAAGAGAATGGCGTCCAAGTTTCGTGGTACCACCTTGAAGATGGGTTTCATGCTGTGCTAGTCCTGTTGAATCACTGGCTTATCACTTTTCCCTGTGCCAAAACTGGAATGGACACCGTCATCAGTTATATCAGAGGTCTGTAG